The proteins below come from a single Mesobacillus jeotgali genomic window:
- a CDS encoding ClpP family protease, translating into MDIDMNKFSSENQEGQQGDKENKPSGLLEKIQQLGQTNVPQLSQDSKIHCLTIVGQIEGHMQLPPHNKTTKYEHLIPQIVAIEQNQNIEGLLVILNTVGGDVEAGLAISEMLASLSKPTVSIVLGGGHSIGVPIAVSCDYSFIAETATMTIHPIRLTGLVIGVPQTFEYLDKMQERVVNFVTKHSNIPEETFKELMFAKGNLTRDIGTNVVGHDAVETGLIHEVGGIGQAMKKLNELIDLNKQKSEVIVQ; encoded by the coding sequence ATGGATATTGATATGAATAAATTCAGTTCAGAAAACCAGGAAGGACAGCAAGGGGATAAGGAAAACAAACCATCTGGCCTTCTTGAGAAAATACAGCAGCTTGGCCAAACGAATGTACCCCAGCTGTCTCAGGATTCGAAGATCCATTGTTTGACGATTGTTGGCCAAATCGAAGGACATATGCAGCTTCCGCCTCATAATAAAACGACGAAATATGAACATTTAATTCCACAAATTGTCGCAATTGAACAAAACCAGAATATTGAAGGCTTGCTTGTTATCTTGAATACAGTTGGCGGGGATGTAGAAGCTGGGCTGGCGATATCGGAGATGCTGGCATCACTTTCCAAGCCAACAGTATCTATTGTACTGGGTGGCGGCCATTCAATAGGCGTGCCAATTGCCGTTTCCTGTGATTATTCGTTCATTGCGGAGACTGCAACTATGACAATTCATCCAATCAGGTTGACAGGACTCGTTATTGGCGTACCACAAACTTTTGAATATCTCGATAAAATGCAGGAAAGAGTCGTTAACTTTGTTACAAAGCATTCCAATATCCCCGAAGAAACATTTAAAGAGCTGATGTTTGCAAAGGGTAACCTGACGAGAGATATCGGAACGAACGTAGTCGGCCATGATGCAGTAGAGACTGGTCTCATCCATGAAGTTGGCGGCATAGGGCAGGCGATGAAAAAGTTAAATGAATTAATTGATTTGAATAAACAAAAGTCTGAAGTGATTGTACAATGA
- a CDS encoding YlzJ-like family protein, which yields MILYTMMPHEQVFPPSEDAAVNQVMMSYNGIPIMAELTENHEYRVVRVMSTDPNHYMEPSCLPGTTISLS from the coding sequence ATGATCCTTTACACTATGATGCCGCATGAACAGGTATTTCCTCCAAGTGAAGACGCAGCCGTAAACCAAGTAATGATGAGCTATAACGGAATCCCGATCATGGCTGAATTGACAGAAAATCACGAGTATCGGGTAGTCAGGGTAATGAGCACCGACCCGAACCATTACATGGAACCTTCCTGCTTACCTGGTACAACAATTTCACTATCATAG
- a CDS encoding ribonuclease J has product MTKNESIKIIPLGGVGEIGKNMYITEVDGDIFVVDAGLMFPEDEMLGIDIVVPDFTYLTSNSDKVKAIFLTHGHEDHIGALTYVLQKIDAPVYGTELTIALAKEKMKEQDFSGSADFREINSDTVLDFDRVSISFFKTNHSIPGSVGVSIHTSEGAIVHTGDFKFDQAAGPLYKPEVGKMAAIGEKGVLCLLSDSTEAERPGYTPSESTVVAELYNVFYNAQGRIIAACFASDLNRIQHLFDSASSNGRKVAVAGKSLKRVYDIALELGYLQVEEDLIISVNDLKDYEDDQVVILTTGSQGEPIEALQKMAKQVHPQVNIQAGDTVLFAASPLRGSEVFIYKTMDMLYRAGAKVMSGKKSVHVSSHGSQEELKFMINLMNPKFFIPVHGEYKMLKAHKKLAQSCGIAEENILIPDRGDVIEISGGKLKSTERVPAGNILIDGIGVGDVGNIVLRDRRLLSQDGVLIVVVTLNKANRKIAAGPEIISRGFVYVRESEKLMTESYSLVKEIVEKNADKESFDWNSLKQDIRDSLNQYLYEKTKRRPMIMPIIMEVK; this is encoded by the coding sequence ATTACGAAAAACGAAAGTATTAAAATCATCCCACTTGGCGGAGTTGGGGAAATCGGCAAGAATATGTACATCACCGAAGTAGACGGTGATATTTTTGTGGTTGACGCAGGATTGATGTTTCCTGAGGATGAGATGCTGGGGATTGATATTGTCGTTCCTGATTTTACTTATTTGACTTCGAATAGCGACAAGGTAAAAGCAATTTTCCTGACACACGGTCATGAAGATCATATTGGGGCGTTAACTTATGTTTTACAAAAAATCGATGCACCGGTATATGGAACAGAGCTGACAATTGCCCTGGCGAAGGAGAAGATGAAAGAACAAGATTTTTCCGGATCTGCAGATTTCCGTGAAATTAACTCGGATACAGTATTGGATTTCGACAGAGTTTCTATTTCCTTTTTCAAAACCAACCATAGTATTCCTGGTTCAGTCGGCGTAAGCATTCATACTTCAGAAGGTGCAATCGTACATACAGGGGATTTTAAGTTCGATCAGGCTGCTGGACCACTGTACAAACCTGAAGTCGGCAAGATGGCAGCGATAGGTGAAAAAGGCGTTCTTTGCTTGCTTTCAGACAGTACAGAGGCTGAAAGGCCAGGATATACGCCATCTGAATCAACAGTCGTTGCTGAACTATACAATGTTTTTTATAATGCACAGGGCAGAATCATCGCTGCTTGCTTTGCCTCTGACCTAAATAGGATCCAGCATCTCTTTGACAGTGCGTCGTCAAATGGCCGCAAAGTAGCGGTAGCAGGAAAAAGCCTGAAACGCGTATATGATATAGCATTAGAACTCGGATATTTACAGGTGGAAGAGGACTTAATTATATCGGTAAATGATTTAAAGGATTACGAAGATGATCAGGTAGTTATTTTAACCACGGGAAGCCAGGGCGAGCCGATTGAAGCTTTGCAGAAGATGGCTAAACAAGTGCATCCACAGGTGAATATCCAGGCTGGAGACACAGTCCTGTTTGCTGCTTCTCCACTGAGGGGGAGTGAAGTATTTATTTATAAGACGATGGATATGCTTTACCGTGCCGGTGCGAAGGTTATGTCTGGCAAAAAAAGTGTTCATGTTTCAAGCCATGGAAGTCAGGAAGAATTGAAATTTATGATCAATCTGATGAACCCGAAGTTCTTCATTCCTGTACATGGCGAATACAAAATGCTGAAGGCACACAAAAAGCTGGCACAATCATGCGGGATTGCAGAGGAGAATATACTCATTCCTGACCGTGGTGACGTCATTGAAATTTCTGGCGGGAAACTGAAGTCCACAGAGAGGGTTCCGGCAGGGAATATATTGATTGACGGAATCGGAGTCGGAGATGTAGGCAATATTGTTCTCCGAGACCGAAGGCTGCTTTCGCAGGACGGCGTTTTAATTGTAGTTGTTACACTGAATAAAGCAAACAGAAAGATTGCAGCCGGTCCAGAAATTATTTCGCGCGGTTTCGTCTATGTCCGTGAATCAGAAAAGCTGATGACGGAATCTTATTCGCTTGTAAAAGAAATCGTAGAGAAAAATGCTGATAAAGAGTCATTTGATTGGAATAGTCTAAAACAGGACATCCGTGATTCCTTGAACCAATATTTATATGAAAAAACAAAACGCCGCCCAATGATCATGCCGATCATAATGGAGGTTAAATAA
- a CDS encoding YlmC/YmxH family sporulation protein, with amino-acid sequence MKLSELGGKEIVDAKRAERLGVLGQTDLEINERSGQIEALIIPSLKWFGLRKQSGEVRVPWKHIKKIGTDMIIIDIPDDEA; translated from the coding sequence ATGAAATTAAGTGAACTTGGCGGTAAAGAAATCGTCGATGCAAAGAGGGCAGAAAGATTAGGCGTGCTCGGACAGACTGATTTGGAAATTAATGAACGTTCTGGACAAATAGAAGCTTTGATCATTCCATCTTTAAAATGGTTCGGTCTCCGCAAGCAATCCGGAGAAGTTCGGGTTCCATGGAAGCATATAAAGAAAATAGGTACCGACATGATTATCATTGACATACCAGATGATGAAGCGTAA
- the dpaA gene encoding dipicolinic acid synthetase subunit A, with translation MLTGMQIAVIGGDARQLEIIRKLTELDAKLSLIGFEQLDHAFTGASKEKIDEVDFSVQDALILPVPGTSLEGQVETIFSNEKVVLIKEMLEKTPEHCTVYSGISNSYLTGITKQANRKLIQLFARDDVAIYNSIPTVEGTIMMAIQHTDFTIHGSKVTVLGLGRVGMSVARTFHALGAKVKVGARKSEHIARITEMGLEPFLLSEIGKEVSDTDICINTVPHQIVTASVISRMPAHTLIIDLASKPGGTDFRYAEKRGIKALLAPGLPGIVAPKTAGQILANVLSQLLMEDFNNRKEKEA, from the coding sequence ATGCTGACAGGAATGCAAATCGCAGTTATCGGCGGTGATGCGAGACAGCTGGAGATTATTCGCAAGCTGACAGAGCTTGATGCAAAGCTTTCTTTAATAGGCTTCGAGCAGTTGGACCATGCTTTTACAGGTGCCTCAAAAGAAAAGATAGATGAAGTTGATTTTTCCGTCCAGGACGCTTTGATCCTGCCTGTGCCAGGAACAAGTCTGGAGGGTCAGGTCGAAACGATTTTCTCAAATGAAAAAGTAGTCCTCATCAAAGAAATGCTTGAAAAGACACCAGAACATTGCACAGTTTATTCAGGCATCAGCAACTCATATTTGACTGGTATTACAAAGCAGGCTAACAGGAAACTTATACAGCTGTTCGCTCGTGATGATGTAGCAATATACAACTCAATCCCGACTGTCGAAGGAACGATCATGATGGCGATCCAACATACAGATTTCACTATCCACGGCTCCAAGGTAACCGTTCTGGGGTTGGGCAGAGTTGGTATGAGTGTGGCGAGGACCTTCCATGCCCTTGGTGCTAAGGTGAAGGTCGGAGCGAGGAAAAGTGAGCACATCGCAAGGATTACGGAAATGGGTCTAGAACCATTCCTTTTATCTGAAATAGGCAAAGAAGTTTCAGATACCGATATTTGTATCAATACGGTTCCTCATCAAATCGTTACAGCCTCTGTCATTTCGAGGATGCCAGCTCATACCCTGATTATTGACCTTGCATCCAAACCAGGTGGAACGGATTTTCGCTATGCGGAAAAGCGCGGAATCAAAGCGTTGCTTGCACCAGGATTGCCGGGAATCGTTGCCCCGAAAACTGCAGGCCAAATATTGGCGAACGTTCTTTCTCAGCTGCTTATGGAAGACTTTAATAACCGAAAGGAGAAAGAAGCATGA
- the asd gene encoding aspartate-semialdehyde dehydrogenase → MSERKGYRIAVVGATGAVGQQMIQTLESRDFPVSELLLLSSSRSAGTKVQYKGKEITVQEAKPESFEGVDIALFSAGGSVSKELAPEAVKRGAIVVDNTSAFRMDENTPLVVPEVNEEDLHSHNGIIANPNCSTIQMVVALEPLRKKFGLDKIIVSTYQAVSGAGAAAVEELEEQTQAILNGEEYEPKILPVKSAEKHYQIAFNAIPQIDTFVDNGFTYEEMKMINETKKIMHMPELQVAATCVRLPVGTGHSESVYIEIGQDGVSTAVVKELLADAPGVVLQDDPDQQLYPMPAFCVGKNDVFVGRIRKDLDNDKGFHMWVVSDNLLKGAAWNSVQIAESLVKLGLVK, encoded by the coding sequence ATGTCAGAGAGAAAAGGTTACCGTATAGCAGTAGTGGGAGCAACAGGAGCAGTAGGTCAGCAGATGATCCAGACGCTGGAAAGCAGGGACTTCCCTGTTTCAGAGCTATTATTGCTGTCATCATCAAGGTCAGCTGGTACAAAGGTTCAATATAAAGGAAAAGAGATAACAGTTCAGGAAGCCAAGCCAGAGAGCTTTGAAGGTGTGGATATCGCCCTGTTCAGCGCTGGAGGAAGTGTCTCAAAAGAGCTGGCACCGGAAGCAGTCAAACGCGGTGCAATCGTTGTTGATAACACAAGTGCATTTCGTATGGATGAGAACACTCCGCTTGTCGTGCCTGAAGTGAATGAGGAAGATTTACATTCTCACAATGGTATTATCGCTAATCCGAACTGCTCTACGATCCAGATGGTTGTAGCATTGGAGCCATTACGTAAGAAGTTCGGCCTCGATAAGATTATCGTATCCACGTACCAGGCAGTATCAGGTGCAGGGGCAGCAGCAGTCGAGGAGCTTGAGGAACAGACTCAGGCAATCCTGAATGGTGAAGAATACGAACCAAAGATTCTCCCAGTTAAGTCAGCGGAAAAGCACTACCAAATTGCGTTCAACGCTATTCCGCAAATCGATACATTCGTAGATAACGGATTCACGTACGAAGAAATGAAAATGATCAATGAAACGAAAAAAATCATGCATATGCCTGAACTGCAGGTTGCCGCAACATGCGTACGTCTCCCGGTTGGAACTGGTCATTCAGAGTCAGTATATATTGAAATTGGCCAGGACGGTGTTTCCACAGCAGTAGTAAAAGAACTTCTGGCGGATGCACCAGGAGTTGTCCTGCAGGATGATCCTGATCAGCAGCTGTATCCAATGCCTGCATTCTGTGTTGGCAAAAATGATGTATTTGTCGGCAGAATCAGGAAGGACTTGGACAATGATAAGGGCTTCCACATGTGGGTCGTTTCTGACAACCTGTTAAAAGGTGCTGCATGGAACTCGGTCCAGATTGCTGAAAGTCTTGTGAAGCTTGGATTGGTAAAGTAG
- a CDS encoding dipicolinate synthase subunit B, whose product MSLKGKKIGFGLTGSHCTYDAVFPEIEKLVNAGAEVLPVVTFTVKNTETRFGKGEDWVQRIEELTGNNVIDSIVKAEPLGPKIPLDCMVIAPLTGNSMSKFANAMTDSPVLMAAKATLRNQKPVVLGISTNDALGLNGVNLMRLMATKNIYMIPFGQDDPVKKPNSMVARMGMLSETIMEAMNGKQLQPVLVERYKDN is encoded by the coding sequence ATGAGTTTAAAAGGGAAAAAGATTGGATTTGGATTAACAGGCTCGCATTGTACGTATGATGCTGTGTTTCCTGAAATTGAAAAGTTAGTGAATGCAGGAGCTGAAGTTTTACCGGTTGTCACATTCACTGTTAAAAATACAGAAACACGTTTTGGCAAGGGAGAAGATTGGGTACAGCGGATTGAGGAACTTACAGGGAACAATGTGATAGACTCAATTGTGAAGGCCGAACCCCTGGGTCCCAAAATACCACTTGATTGTATGGTCATCGCCCCGCTGACAGGCAATTCCATGAGCAAGTTTGCGAATGCAATGACAGATTCACCAGTCTTGATGGCTGCTAAAGCAACTTTGAGAAACCAGAAGCCAGTTGTTCTTGGCATCTCGACGAACGATGCTTTGGGGTTAAATGGCGTTAATCTTATGAGATTAATGGCAACCAAGAACATTTATATGATTCCTTTTGGCCAGGATGATCCGGTCAAAAAGCCAAATTCTATGGTCGCAAGAATGGGGATGCTTTCCGAGACAATCATGGAGGCGATGAATGGCAAGCAGCTCCAGCCAGTGCTGGTCGAGCGTTATAAGGATAATTAA
- the dapG gene encoding aspartate kinase, which yields MKIIVQKFGGTSVRDEQSRSQAMGHIKKAIDDGYKAVVVVSAMGRKGDPYATDTLLSLLGGSDSKISKREHDLLLSCGETISSIVFTNMLLENGISATALTGAQAGFRTNSEHTNARILDMKCDRLLRELDQVDVVVVAGFQGAAKNGDVTTIGRGGSDTSAAALGAALNAEWIDIFTDVEGIMTADPRIAENARPLSVVTYTEVCNMAYQGAKVIHPRAVEIAMQAKVPIRIRSTYSEGLGTLVTALNRENKGTDIKERPVTGIAHVSNVSQIKVFAKKDQYNLQSEVFKAMANENISVDFINISPNGVVYTVLDEMTDRAVKVLEGLGHTPQIEKHCAKVSVVGAGMAGVPGVTSKIVTALSERGIRILQSADSHTTIWVLVKQEDLGKAVNALHDAFQLEEETVDFERQDI from the coding sequence ATGAAAATAATCGTTCAAAAATTTGGCGGTACATCTGTCCGGGACGAACAAAGCCGCAGCCAGGCGATGGGCCATATTAAAAAGGCGATCGATGATGGGTATAAAGCGGTGGTGGTAGTCTCTGCGATGGGAAGGAAGGGAGATCCGTACGCAACTGACACCCTCCTCAGTCTGCTGGGAGGAAGTGACAGCAAAATCAGCAAGCGCGAGCATGATCTCCTGCTGTCATGCGGAGAAACGATTTCCAGTATCGTTTTTACCAATATGCTGCTTGAGAACGGCATAAGTGCGACGGCCCTTACTGGTGCACAGGCAGGATTCAGGACAAATAGCGAGCATACGAACGCGAGAATCCTTGATATGAAATGCGACAGGCTGTTGAGGGAACTTGATCAGGTCGACGTTGTCGTTGTGGCTGGCTTCCAGGGCGCAGCAAAAAATGGAGACGTGACAACAATCGGCAGGGGTGGCAGTGATACATCGGCTGCAGCGCTTGGTGCAGCGTTAAACGCTGAATGGATTGACATCTTTACCGATGTCGAGGGAATCATGACAGCTGATCCAAGGATTGCAGAAAACGCAAGGCCTCTTTCCGTGGTTACTTATACTGAAGTTTGTAATATGGCTTACCAGGGCGCAAAGGTAATCCACCCTCGTGCTGTAGAAATTGCCATGCAGGCAAAAGTTCCGATTCGAATCAGGTCCACGTATTCGGAAGGTCTCGGCACGCTGGTTACTGCCCTAAATCGTGAGAATAAAGGGACTGACATCAAGGAACGGCCTGTGACAGGAATTGCGCATGTTTCAAATGTAAGCCAAATCAAAGTATTTGCTAAAAAAGACCAATACAATCTGCAATCTGAAGTTTTCAAGGCGATGGCCAATGAAAATATAAGCGTTGATTTTATCAATATTTCTCCTAATGGAGTGGTCTACACAGTCTTGGACGAAATGACTGACCGGGCGGTAAAGGTATTGGAAGGACTTGGACATACGCCGCAAATCGAGAAACATTGTGCAAAGGTCTCCGTTGTCGGAGCGGGAATGGCAGGAGTCCCAGGGGTAACTTCGAAAATCGTTACAGCTTTATCTGAAAGAGGTATTCGCATCCTTCAGTCTGCTGACAGCCATACAACCATTTGGGTATTAGTAAAGCAAGAGGATTTAGGAAAGGCAGTAAATGCATTGCATGACGCCTTTCAGCTCGAAGAGGAAACAGTTGATTTCGAGCGTCAAGATATATAA
- the dapA gene encoding 4-hydroxy-tetrahydrodipicolinate synthase, which translates to MVQFGRVSTAMVTPFDHKGHIDFAKTTQLVNHLIDNGTDSLVVAGTTGESPTLSKEEKIALFQHVVKVVDKRVPVIAGTGSNNTYATIELTKKAEEIGVDAIMIVAPYYNKPNQEGLYQHFKAAAAATSLPVMVYNIPGRSVVNILPETVIKLAEIPNIVAVKEASGDLNAMTKIIANTPDDFLLYSGDDGLTLPVLAIGGTGIVSVASHVIGNEMQAMVDAFFSGRNADAAKLHQRLLPIMQGLFAAPSPAPVKTALQLKGLDVGSVRLPMVPLTEQERTAVAKLFE; encoded by the coding sequence ATGGTTCAATTCGGAAGAGTATCCACAGCAATGGTGACCCCATTTGATCATAAAGGTCACATTGATTTCGCTAAAACAACCCAGCTAGTAAACCATTTGATTGATAACGGAACAGATTCGCTTGTTGTTGCAGGGACAACTGGCGAATCCCCGACTCTGTCTAAAGAAGAGAAAATCGCATTATTCCAGCATGTCGTGAAGGTTGTAGACAAGAGGGTTCCTGTAATTGCTGGAACAGGCAGCAATAACACATATGCGACCATCGAACTGACAAAAAAAGCCGAAGAGATTGGTGTAGACGCAATTATGATCGTAGCACCATACTACAATAAGCCGAACCAGGAAGGATTATACCAGCACTTTAAAGCTGCAGCTGCGGCCACATCCCTCCCTGTTATGGTTTATAATATTCCAGGAAGGTCAGTAGTCAACATCCTGCCTGAAACAGTGATCAAATTGGCTGAAATCCCGAATATTGTAGCAGTAAAGGAAGCCAGCGGCGACCTGAATGCCATGACTAAGATCATTGCAAATACACCGGACGATTTCCTTTTATACAGTGGGGATGACGGATTGACTCTCCCTGTCCTTGCCATCGGGGGTACTGGAATTGTATCTGTAGCTTCCCATGTGATTGGAAATGAGATGCAAGCAATGGTCGATGCTTTCTTCAGCGGAAGAAATGCGGACGCAGCAAAATTGCATCAGCGCCTGCTCCCAATCATGCAAGGACTCTTCGCTGCACCAAGTCCGGCACCTGTAAAAACAGCATTACAGCTAAAAGGGCTTGATGTTGGTTCCGTTCGTTTGCCAATGGTACCATTAACAGAACAAGAAAGAACAGCAGTAGCGAAATTATTTGAATAG
- a CDS encoding M16 family metallopeptidase: MIKKYTCQNGVRIVLEQIPTVRSVAIGVWIGTGSRNENPENNGISHFLEHMFFKGTKTRTAREIAESFDSIGGQVNAFTSKEYTCYYAKVLDNHAPYALEVLADMFFNSTFDSEELNKEKNVVNEEIKMYEDTPDDIVHDLLSQAVYGDHPLAYPILGTEETLQSFTGEKLEQYMHDTYRPENVVISIAGNVPESFIKNAEDFFGSYEASKEKMDNAKPEFHATHASRKKETEQAHLCLGFEGLQIGHSDVYSLIVLNNVLGGSMSSRLFQEVREQRGLAYSVFSYHSAYQDSGMVTIYGGTGANQLNVLYETIQDTLAKLRAEGITEKELNNSKEQLKGSLMLSLESTNSRMSRNGKNELLLGRHRSLDEIVEQIDQVTKDSVDGMANKIFTDKYSVSLISPNGELPNL, from the coding sequence ATGATAAAGAAATATACATGCCAAAACGGTGTAAGAATTGTACTAGAACAAATTCCAACTGTCCGTTCGGTGGCAATCGGAGTATGGATCGGAACAGGCTCCCGTAATGAAAACCCAGAGAACAATGGGATTTCCCATTTTCTTGAGCATATGTTCTTTAAAGGCACCAAGACAAGGACCGCCAGAGAAATCGCGGAGTCCTTTGACAGCATTGGCGGTCAGGTGAATGCATTCACTTCCAAGGAATATACATGTTATTACGCGAAGGTATTAGATAATCATGCCCCATACGCGTTAGAAGTTTTAGCTGATATGTTCTTTAATTCTACCTTTGATTCTGAGGAATTGAATAAAGAGAAGAACGTTGTGAACGAAGAAATCAAGATGTACGAAGATACTCCTGATGATATCGTCCACGATTTGCTTAGCCAGGCAGTTTACGGCGACCATCCGCTTGCGTATCCTATCCTTGGAACGGAGGAAACACTTCAAAGTTTTACAGGAGAAAAGCTGGAGCAGTATATGCATGATACTTACAGACCGGAAAATGTAGTTATATCCATTGCCGGGAATGTTCCGGAATCTTTCATAAAAAACGCAGAAGATTTCTTTGGCTCATATGAAGCAAGCAAGGAAAAGATGGATAATGCGAAACCCGAATTCCATGCAACACATGCTTCCCGTAAAAAAGAAACTGAACAAGCACACCTTTGCCTGGGTTTCGAAGGATTGCAGATCGGACACTCTGACGTCTATAGCTTGATCGTCTTGAACAATGTACTAGGGGGCAGCATGAGCAGCAGACTGTTCCAGGAAGTACGTGAACAGCGCGGACTTGCTTACTCTGTGTTTTCCTATCACTCAGCTTACCAGGATAGCGGTATGGTGACCATTTATGGCGGGACTGGCGCAAATCAGCTGAACGTTCTATATGAAACAATTCAGGACACTCTTGCGAAGCTGCGAGCAGAAGGCATTACGGAAAAAGAACTCAACAACAGTAAAGAACAGCTTAAAGGCAGCCTGATGTTGAGCCTTGAAAGCACAAACAGCCGTATGAGCAGGAACGGAAAAAATGAACTTCTGCTTGGAAGACATCGCTCCCTTGATGAAATCGTCGAACAAATCGATCAGGTAACTAAGGATAGCGTCGATGGAATGGCCAATAAGATTTTCACAGACAAATATTCTGTTTCCTTGATCAGTCCAAATGGCGAACTGCCAAATTTATAA